In Bryobacteraceae bacterium, the following proteins share a genomic window:
- a CDS encoding DUF1501 domain-containing protein → MYVKSGCLVQTHRQWARRDFLRIGSLGFLGMNLADTLRLEAAETSPKPRGKAKACILLWLEGGPAQMDTWDPKPNSSFRPIATNVAGIQVSELLPNLARRMDKLALIRSMSSFGDDHPQACHYAATGHLHNPAMQFPSLGSIVGKELGAAGAMPPYAIVPRWETQRQYEDYLRSAFLGPDYDPMLIPDPSKAGFEITDLSLPKSVSEQAVENRRSFLDAIDRGYRARVASVEHQQMDAFKKRAWEMLLAPGVRGAFDLSKESDKTRDSYGRDSVGQSLLLARRLVESGVRFVTAAGYHGNSWDTHSNNDSGHRDKLTPPLDRGLSALIDDLSARGLYDETIVIAMGEFGRTPVINPALGRDHWPQCWSLAIGGGGLKTGITVGVSDERAANVVERKTSIGDLFATVYKAMGIDWTKEYMTPIGRPIKIANSFEDSSGEPVSELV, encoded by the coding sequence ATGTACGTAAAATCAGGTTGCCTGGTCCAGACCCACAGACAATGGGCGCGCCGCGACTTCCTTCGCATCGGCTCGCTCGGCTTCCTCGGCATGAACCTTGCCGACACGCTCCGCCTCGAAGCCGCCGAGACCTCTCCCAAGCCCCGCGGCAAGGCCAAGGCCTGCATCCTGCTCTGGCTCGAAGGCGGCCCGGCGCAGATGGATACCTGGGATCCCAAGCCCAACAGCTCCTTCCGCCCCATCGCCACCAATGTCGCCGGCATCCAGGTCTCGGAACTGCTGCCGAACCTCGCCAGGCGCATGGACAAACTCGCGCTCATCCGGTCCATGAGTTCCTTCGGCGACGATCACCCGCAGGCCTGCCACTACGCCGCCACCGGCCACCTCCACAACCCCGCGATGCAGTTCCCGAGCCTCGGCTCCATCGTCGGCAAGGAACTCGGCGCCGCCGGCGCAATGCCGCCCTACGCCATCGTCCCGCGCTGGGAAACGCAGCGTCAGTATGAGGATTACCTCCGCTCGGCGTTCCTCGGCCCGGACTACGACCCGATGCTGATCCCGGATCCGTCGAAGGCCGGCTTCGAGATCACCGACCTCAGCCTCCCGAAATCCGTCTCCGAACAAGCCGTCGAAAACCGGCGCTCGTTCCTCGACGCCATTGACCGCGGCTATCGCGCCCGCGTCGCGAGCGTCGAGCATCAGCAGATGGATGCCTTCAAGAAGCGGGCCTGGGAAATGCTCCTCGCGCCCGGCGTCCGCGGCGCGTTCGATCTTTCGAAGGAGTCCGACAAGACCCGTGACTCGTACGGCCGCGACTCCGTCGGCCAGAGCCTCCTCCTCGCTCGCCGCCTGGTCGAATCCGGCGTGCGCTTCGTCACCGCCGCCGGCTATCACGGCAACTCCTGGGATACGCACTCGAACAACGACAGCGGCCACCGCGACAAGCTCACCCCGCCGCTCGACCGCGGTCTCTCCGCCCTCATCGACGATCTCTCGGCCCGCGGCCTTTACGACGAAACCATCGTCATCGCGATGGGCGAGTTCGGCCGCACCCCTGTCATCAACCCCGCCCTCGGCCGCGACCATTGGCCCCAATGCTGGTCCCTCGCCATCGGCGGCGGCGGCCTGAAGACCGGAATCACCGTCGGCGTCAGCGACGAACGCGCCGCCAACGTCGTCGAACGCAAGACCTCCATCGGAGATCTCTTCGCCACCGTCTACAAGGCCATGGGCATCGATTGGACGAAAGAATACATGACCCCCATCGGCCGCCCCATCAAGATCGCCAATTCGTTCGAGGACTCCTCCGGCGAGCCCGTCTCCGAACTCGTCTGA
- a CDS encoding MATE family efflux transporter produces MGDLRREIRPLLELAIPLVLGELGWMTMGVVDTMMVGRVGAEAMGGVSLGSMLFYAAAVFGMGVLLGLDPLVAQAFGAGRREECHRWLWTGLAMAAPLTVALTAVVLALSARLDLLGTHPAVRAEAGPYLRAITWSLAPLMVYTALRRYLQGMNIVRPVMYSLLSANVVNAAANWAFVFGNLGMPAMGAEGAGWATCVSRVYMAAVLAGAAAMHHGAELRKAIARMPSWSEYGRLLALGFPAAAQLVVEVGVFALTTVFVSRLSPGALAAHQVALSAASYSFMAPLGLGSAAAVRVGQAVGRGDRAGASAAGWGAILLGVAFMGLAGVFFLAAPRWIGRVFTNDAGVIEAAETLLALAAVWQLFDGAQGVATGALRGAGNTRVAAVTHLGGYWMAGLPVGYWLCFRAGWGAPGIWTGMCLALVIIGVVLLGVWWRLMRVQ; encoded by the coding sequence GCGATCTCCGGCGCGAAATCCGCCCGCTGCTCGAGTTGGCGATCCCGCTCGTGCTGGGCGAGCTCGGATGGATGACGATGGGCGTCGTCGATACGATGATGGTGGGCCGGGTGGGTGCAGAGGCGATGGGCGGGGTGAGCCTGGGGAGCATGCTGTTCTACGCGGCGGCGGTGTTCGGGATGGGCGTGCTGCTGGGGCTCGATCCACTGGTGGCGCAGGCGTTCGGGGCGGGGCGGCGCGAGGAGTGTCACCGGTGGCTGTGGACGGGCCTCGCGATGGCGGCGCCGTTGACCGTGGCGCTGACGGCAGTGGTGCTGGCGCTGTCGGCGCGGCTGGATCTGCTCGGGACGCATCCGGCGGTGCGGGCCGAGGCCGGGCCTTATCTGCGAGCGATCACGTGGAGCCTGGCGCCGCTGATGGTGTACACGGCGCTGCGGCGGTACCTGCAGGGGATGAATATCGTGCGTCCGGTGATGTACTCCCTGCTATCGGCGAACGTGGTGAACGCGGCGGCGAATTGGGCGTTTGTGTTCGGAAATCTGGGGATGCCGGCGATGGGGGCGGAGGGAGCGGGGTGGGCGACGTGTGTGTCGCGCGTGTACATGGCGGCGGTGCTGGCGGGTGCGGCGGCGATGCACCATGGCGCGGAGCTGCGGAAGGCGATCGCGCGGATGCCTTCGTGGAGCGAATACGGGCGGCTGCTGGCGCTGGGGTTTCCGGCGGCGGCGCAGTTGGTGGTGGAGGTGGGCGTGTTCGCGTTGACGACGGTGTTCGTTTCGCGGCTGAGCCCGGGGGCGCTGGCGGCGCACCAGGTGGCGTTGAGCGCGGCGAGCTATTCGTTCATGGCGCCGCTGGGGTTGGGGTCGGCGGCGGCGGTTCGCGTGGGGCAGGCGGTGGGTCGCGGCGACCGGGCGGGCGCGAGCGCGGCGGGATGGGGCGCGATCCTGCTGGGGGTGGCGTTCATGGGCTTGGCGGGCGTGTTCTTCCTGGCTGCGCCGCGGTGGATCGGGCGGGTATTCACGAACGACGCGGGCGTGATTGAGGCGGCGGAGACGCTGCTGGCGCTGGCGGCGGTGTGGCAGTTGTTCGATGGCGCGCAGGGCGTGGCGACGGGGGCGCTGCGCGGGGCGGGAAATACGCGCGTGGCGGCGGTGACGCATCTGGGCGGGTATTGGATGGCGGGGCTACCGGTGGGTTATTGGCTGTGCTTCCGGGCCGGGTGGGGCGCACCGGGAATCTGGACGGGGATGTGTCTGGCGCTGGTGATTATCGGGGTGGTGCTGTTGGGCGTGTGGTGGCGGCTGATGCGGGTGCAGTAG